A window of the Gossypium arboreum isolate Shixiya-1 chromosome 2, ASM2569848v2, whole genome shotgun sequence genome harbors these coding sequences:
- the LOC108461125 gene encoding cytochrome P450 78A7: MELGSVSKDTSWWVYTLPAFFGSKNLFDGYVLFSLFMAFLSIVLFSWAFAVGGIAWKNGRNRKGTLPIPGPRGFPVFGSLFTLSRGLAHRSLAAMAWSRANTQLMAFSLGSTPVVVASDPHTAREILTSPHFADRPIKQSAKSLMFSRAIGFAPNGTYWRLLRRIASSHLFAPKRILAHEPGRQLDCTVMLRNIANEQKLHGSVCLRKHLQFAALNNIMGSVFGRRYDQRKDSEELEELRDMVREGFELLGAFNWSDYLPWLSYFYDPFRINQRCLQLVPRVRKLVKGIIEQHRQLSESKMLSDNADFVDVLLSLDGEEKLQEDDMVSVLWEMIFRGTDTTALLTEWVMAELVLHPEVQAKLQLEIDSATRNKTLTDADVAKLPYLQAVVKETLRIHPPGPLLSWARLSTSDVQLSNGMLVPANTTAMVNMWAITHDPKVWKDPVEFKPERFLEAEVDVRGCDLRLAPFGAGRRVCPGKNLGLVTVQLWVAKLMQGFKWVQDSVAHPVNLSEVLKLSCEMKFPLHAIAVEREDTLLP, translated from the exons ATGGAGTTGGGTTCGGTTTCAAAAGATACAAGCTGGTGGGTTTATACTCTTCCAGCTTTCTTTGGATCCAAAAATTTGTTCGATGGGTATGTTTTGTTTTCCCTCTTTATGGCATTTCTTTCCATTGTCCTTTTTTCTTGGGCTTTTGCTGTTGGTGGGATTGCATGGAAAAATGGAAGGAACCGAAAAGGTACCCTTCCTATTCCTGGTCCTAGGGGTTTCCCTGTTTTTGGTAGCCTCTTTACTTTGAGTCGTGGTTTGGCTCACCGTTCGCTTGCCGCCATGGCTTGGTCCAGGGCCAATACTCAGCTCATGGCTTTTAGCCTTGGTTCCACCCCAGTGGTCGTAGCTTCTGATCCCCACACGGCTCGCGAAATTTTAACTTCCCCTCACTTTGCTGACCGACCCATTAAGCAGTCCGCTAAAAGCCTCATGTTCAGTCGAGCCATAGGGTTCGCTCCCAACGGAACCTATTGGAGGCTTTTGAGAAGGATAGCTTCCTCCCACCTTTTTGCAcccaagcgcattttagcacaCGAACCTGGTCGCCAGCTTGACTGTACTGTCATGCTGCGCAACATAGCGAACGAACAGAAGCTCCATGGCTCTGTTTGCTTAAGAAAACACCTCCAGTTTGCTGCTTTGAACAATATTATGGGGAGTGTTTTTGGCAGAAGATATGACCAGAGAAAAGACAGTGAAGAACTGGAAGAGCTTAGGGATATGGTAAGAGAAGGATTTGAACTACTTGGGGCTTTTAATTGGTCTGATTATTTGCCATGGCTGAGTTACTTTTATGACCCCTTTCGTATCAATCAACGTTGCTTGCAACTCGTTCCCCGAGTTAGGAAACTCGTCAAAGGCATCATTGAACAACACCGACAACTCAGTGAGTCCAAAATGCTGTCTGATAATGCTGATTTTGTAGATGTTTTGCTCTCTCTTGACGGTGAAGAAAAACTCCAAGAAGATGACATGGTTTCTGTTTTATGG GAAATGATATTCAGAGGAACTGATACGACTGCTTTGTTAACGGAGTGGGTCATGGCTGAGTTGGTATTGCACCCGGAAGTACAAGCCAAGCTGCAACTTGAAATTGACAGTGCTACGAGGAACAAAACCCTCACCGACGCTGACGTGGCGAAATTACCTTACCTTCAGGCGGTGGTCAAAGAAACCCTACGGATCCATCCCCCAGGGCCACTGCTTTCTTGGGCGAGGCTGTCCACGTCGGACGTCCAGCTCAGCAACGGGATGCTGGTTCCCGCCAATACAACCGCCATGGTGAACATGTGGGCCATAACCCATGACCCCAAAGTGTGGAAAGACCCGGTTGAGTTCAAGCCGGAGAGGTTCCTGGAAGCTGAGGTGGACGTAAGAGGCTGTGACTTGAGGCTCGCACCCTTTGGGGCTGGGCGCAGGGTTTGCCCTGGGAAGAACCTTGGGCTGGTGACGGTCCAACTGTGGGTAGCCAAGCTGATGCAAGGTTTCAAGTGGGTTCAAGATTCGGTGGCTCACCCGGTCAATTTGAGTGAGGTCCTGAAGCTGTCATGTGAGATGAAGTTCCCATTGCATGCTATTGCTGTGGAAAGAGAGGATACCCTTTTGCCTTAG